The following DNA comes from Anopheles coustani chromosome 2, idAnoCousDA_361_x.2, whole genome shotgun sequence.
AAGTTACatcaaccaccaccactacattGAGGGGCTCTCTCACCTGTACCGCGAAGGTTATCATTGAGAAGCCTTCGCCGGTGAGTGCTAAGGAGAAGGGGAATGAGAGCTTTGCTACAGTAGTGGCCAAAAAAAGTGGGGCAGATAATAGTTTGAAGAATAAGGTTCACACTATTATTAGTAATTTTGACGTGGGAAGAGTTGATACCAAGCCCAAAGCTACCAAGAGTGTTGTGAAAGAGGCTGGCTCTGGGCCCAAAATAGGTAAAAAAGACGTGGCTAAAGTGGCAGAGCAAAAACTCTCCAAGTCTTTAGTAATTGTACCGAAGGTGGATCAATCTTGCGACAAGACAAGAGTTGATCTACGCGCCCGTTTGGATCCGAGGAAGCAGCAGGTTTCGGACTTCCGTAATGGTAGGAAAGGTCAGGTTTTTCTACAGTGTCCTGCATCCGCGTTAGATGAAGTTAGCAAGGAGGTGCAGTCCAAACTCGGGGATGCTTATTCCGTTCGTTTACCGTTGTCCGGAGTAAGGATAATGGTAATGACGGAGAAGTATTCTGGTGAGGATGTGATTGCTATTCTGAAGGAACAGAATGCAGGAATCCCGTTCGCGACACTGGAGCTTGTTGGAATGTACGAAAGTAGGTTCTACAAGTACCAGAAGTATAATGTCGTGATCGATGTGGACAAGGAATTGGCACAATGTCTAGAGGACCTCAAAAAGGTCAAAATAGGTTTTGACAGTCGTGCGATAAGCACTTCTGTTCATGTATTGCGGTGTTTCCGGTGCGGGCAGTTTGGGCACAAGAGCACCGAATGCAATAAGGAGGAAACCTGCTCTAGGTGCAGTGGTGCACACAGGACGTCGGAATGTAAGTCGGCGGCCTTAAAATGTGTGAACTGCGTGTTGGCGGGTTCAAGGGGGAGCACGGAACATGCTGCTTTTAGTAGCGAGTGCCTCATATACAAAAACAGGTATCAAAGATTGCTAAGCATTCCCAATAGCAGAGATTGCTGGGGATAGGACAGCGAtatgaaatcatgtattgcaATGTCGCTGGCCTATCGTCAAGCTATGTTCTGTTACGCGGCTCGGTAGAAAGGATGCAACCCGCGTTGGTCCTTCTATCTGAGACGCATATAACGGAGTGCGAAGCATTTTATCAGTTTAGTATCCCGGTGTACAGGGCCGTGTCCTGTTTGTCCCACTCACGAAACACAGGAGGGGTTGCGGTTTATGGGAACTCGGTTGCCTTGAAGGTGATTCTAAACGAGTCGCTGGAaggcaactggtttttggggtttaCTGTGACTCGAGGCATGTCGGCTGCAAACTATGGCGTTCTGTATCACTCACCTAGTTCAAGTGACTCACGATTTGTCTAAATTCTGGGGGACTGGTTAGACAGATTTCTAGATTTTGGCAAGCGTAATGTCTTGGTTGGAgacttcaacattgattggttcaatgatgtgaggtccgaaaaattgaagaaacttaTGGACTCGGTGTGCCTGAAGCAGAAGGTTAGTGCAGCTACCCGTATTACGCTGAATAGCAGGACATTGATTGACCATGTGTACTGCAACACAGACTCAATTAGCGTGGTAACAGAtgcttgtgcaaaaatatctgatcatgaaactttgcttttaaacttgaatgataaacgtttcaggacagttcaaaaacaagttaaatgctGGAATAGGTACTCTAAGGAGGGTCTTTGTCAGGCAGTCACTTTGGGTCTACAGagggaaactacaaatttccatGAAGCTGTAGATCTATTGAAGGATACACTAGAAAGTgctatgaatagtttagtttatgaaaagaccgtggagactagatactctggcagatggtatacgttggctctggaacgtctaaagcggaaaagagacaaagtgtacaaaaaatttgttcggacTAATCTGGCTTCACATTGGTATGAGTACACTAAGCTACGAAACGAGTACAGTaggtctttaaaaactactcgtAAGGAATACTTCAGTAGGGAAATTAGCAAGCATCAGGGTAATAGTagggaactttggaaacttcttaaaagcatgttgaaacccGACGGGAATACAGCTTCATGCGTGAAATTCGATAACTGTTTCGAGTCCGATGAGGCGGTGATCGCAGCAgggttcaacaacttttttgtgaatagcGTCACACTTGTTAACAGCAACATTCCGACGGTACAAGACAAGTTGATACTCCCAGgaatagattttcttttcaaccaatagacaTGAGCAAGCTTAGGCAGATACGTTTTGACCTGACTAAAACGGCAGGAATAgggaatgtaaatgcaaaaactttgtaggattgctttcatgtgGCGGGGGAGACGCTCCTGGATTTgattaaccaatcgatggaaaggggtgtttttccggatacatggaaggagtcattggttgtacctattccaaagctgactggagctatcaaagcggaagagttccgccccatcaacatgcttcacactGTCGAGAAGGTCCAGACCGGATTGCTGGCCCGGGAGCAGTCGGGATATCGGGAAGAACATTCCTGTGAAACTGCACTGAAACTGGTGCTTGcgaagtggaaggggttgatggacAGTGGACAGCCGGTGCTTGGATCTAAAGTTTCTTGGATCTAAAgcgggcatttgaaacaatatcgagacccttgttgctcacaacacttaaacgattcggtattgagggtagggaactcagttggttcagcgattatctgactgttcatctccacatagcgaactctccTCCGTCGAACTGTCGAACTCAGTTCCCGCAACAGCTgggaaactcgtaggaaactggtaggaaactcttgacagcactagcaaagcccctcgttctgacgtttaataactgacggattaagaagaagcgaagaagaccgAAACAAATGCGTGTCCACTTAGCGAACTCAggaaactcgaaactccatacaagtttgacaggagtttcaccagagtttcctatgagttcgctatgtggagatgaacagtgacaggtagaacccagaggacaattttcaaaaaatctgtttcagattCCATTGAgaacacccttggggttccacaaggaagtgtgcttggaccaattttgtttatcatctaTATAAATTATAAACGACTGAATCatttaaactcaaactttgcacacacgttcctaaggtatgagaataggtttttaactatGTCTCATATCTGTAAATTTTATGCTTTgttaattaattacaattttctatcgtcatacattgttttgtttgttttgtttatgttgtggTGATATGATCATACGATGAGCAGTCAACGAAGAGCCATAAACCCGGGCTCTCCGACAATGAGTGCCATCGTCGGATGATGCCGTGATCGGGTTGAGAAGGATCCTGCTCGAGGATCGTGCTCGAGCACGGGTACGAAGAGGGACCGAAGCGTTGGTCCGGTGCTCTGGCTCTCCAACCACCGGTGCGAGCGGACGTATCAAGCGGAGTCATTTTAATAGTCATTAAGTCTTTATTGTCTAAACGTGCttgaataaagtttaagtttttaaagtgtaaaaCATAACAGCTGGCGACGAGTAAAGTTGATAGTGATAAGTGAAAAGGATACAAAGCTCCACCGCGCAACAATTTCGCCACCGAGGAAGCGTCGAAGAATGAGtcaggaagaagaagaacggcGCGCGTCCCAAGGATGGTTGGGTTCAGTGGCCCCACCGCCATCGCAGCCGTTTGTGCAGGCGGGAGATCGTCGTGATGCTCATGCACCGCCATTGCAACAAACCGCCCAGGCCCAGACCGCGCAGCAAAATGgaagttttccaccatttttgaCGCCACCAATCGTCGAAAATTCTTCAACGCCCCAAATTCTGCAACTCATGCATCAGCAGAtggcccagcagcagcaaatttTGTTGCAATTAATGCGACAAAAAGAACCCGCCgcgagtgaagaaaaaaagccgGAGCAGATTTTAGATTCTTTGTGCGGGCACATCAAAGAATTTACGTACGACGCCGATGCTGGAACCACTTTCGCGGCATGGTATGCGAGGTACGAGGATCTATTTCAAAAGGATGCCGCGCAACTGGAAGATGAAGCGAAAGTGCGAATGCTAATGAGGAAGTTGGGCACCTCTGAGCACGATCGCTACACAAGTTATATCCTTCCGAATCATCCGCGAGATTTTTCCTTAGAGGAAACAGTTTCACAGCTGACAGTTTTATTTGGCATCAAGGAATCCCTGCTTCATCGAAGATTCCGATGCTTAAAACTCGCTAAGTTGCGGACGGAAGATTTTGTCTCATTCGCTTGCCGCGTTAATAAGGGCGCAGCAGAGTTTGAGTTGAGCCGGCTTACGGAAGAGCAGTTAAAGTGCTTGGTTTTCGTGTGTGGCCTAAAAGACGAAGCCGATTTAGAGTTTCGAACGCGCCTGCTGCACCGAATAGAGGAGAACCAAGCTGTAACGCTCCACCAGCTCTCCGCCGAATGCCAACGAATGACAAATCTACGTCAGGACAGTGCCATGATTGAACAGGATCGTAGCGAACAAGTGTTATCCGTTCAACGCAGTGCATATCGTCCTCATCGCGCGTCCAGTCCGCAAAAGAACACAAATAGTACATCCAAACCGAGTCGACCCTGCTGGTTGTGTGGAGCTCTACACTGGTCGCGAGAGTGCACGTTCAAGACGCATACATGCACGCAGTGTGGAGCAGTCGGGCACCGTGAAGGATACTGCAAGCagcaacacaaaaaagggCAGCGTCGACAGGAAAGGCGTTTTCCGAAGCGAGCCCATACACGCAGTGTAATGGTAAACGTGTGCAGCATACATCATCgtagaaaatatttgaatgtggCGATTAACGGCATTCAAATTCGGCTCCAGTTGGACACGGCTTCCGATATATCAGTGATAAGCCGCAACCTATGGAAAAAAGTCGGTTGCCCGCAATTATCACCACCCTCAGTCACCGCGAGATCTGCATCGGGAGACCAGCTCGAAATTGTTGGAGAATTTCGAGCCACCGTTGCAATTAAGCAGCAACGGAAACGAGCCGTCATCTACGTCGCAAATTCGGAGTTGGCTTTGCTAGGGATTGACCTCGCCGAAGCTTTCGCCTTATGGTCTGTTCCCATAGACCAACTGTGCAATCGCGTAACTACCGCGCTACCAAACGCCCCAGAGGAAATTGAGCGGAAATTTCCGCGATTGTTTCAACCGGCAATGGGGTTGTGCACTAAGGCACAGGTAAAACTCCACCTGAAGGAAAATTACCGTCCTGTGTTCTGTCCAAAACGGCCGGTGGCATACGCCATGCATGATGCGGTAAATAAGGAACTGGATCGGTTGGAGATTCTACACATCATCACCCCAGTGGATTTTTCGGAGTGGGCTGCCCCGATCGTAGTCGTCCGGAAGGCCAACGGATCGATTCGGATCTGCGGCGACTATTCAACAGGACTGAACGCAGCTCTAAACCCGCACGATTACCCACTCCCGCTGCCTCAGGACATTTTCGCAAAGCTAAGTAACTGCACCATATTTACTCAAATTGATTTGTCCGATGCTTTCCTCCAGGTCCCAGTGGATGAGGAAAGTCGCCCTCTACTGACGGTCAACACGCACAGGGGCCTTTACCTGTATAATCGTCTGCCCCCTGGCATAAAGGACGCCCCGGGAGCATTCCAACAGTTAGTGGATGCTATGCTGTCGGGAATTTCCGGTGTCTCTTGCTACATGGATGATATAATCATCGGTGGCCGCACTGCTAGTGAACATAATGAGAGCCTTTTTGCTGTTCTAAACCGAATGCAGGAATACGGTTTCACTCTGCGGGCCAGCAAATGTGCATTTGAGAAGGCGCAAATAAAATATCTGGGTCACATCATCGATGGACACGGTATTCGTCCGGACCCAGAAAAGGTTGCTACAATAGCGAATCTCCCAGAACCCAAGGATGTAACGGGAGTACGATCCTTCCTAGGAGCTATCAATTTTTACGGGAAATTCATCCCGAATATGCGCAACCTACGCTACCCTCTAGACAAGCTGCTACAAGAAGGGAACATGTTCACATGGACTGCAGAATGCCAAAAGGCCTttaagcaatttaaaaatttgctGTCATCAGAACTTATGCTGGTACATTGCGACCCCAAACTGCCAATTGTGGTATCCGCTGATGCGTTGACCATCGGATTAGGTGCAACTATTGGTCATAGGTTTCCCGATGGTACATTTGAAGTTATTCAACACGCATCCCGCGCCCTAACGAAAGCCGAGAAAAATTATAGCCAAATAGATCGGGAAGGACTGGCTATTATATATGCAgtaacaaaatttcataaatatattttcggGCGCCATTTTCTGCTGCAAACGGACCATAAGCCGCTTTTGAGAATTTTTGGAAGCAAAAAAGGTATTCCGGTATACACCGCAAATCGCCTGCAGAGGTTTGCACTTACCCTCCAGTTGTAcgattttgaaattgaatatgTATCAACCACCAATTTCGGAAACGCAGATGTCCTATCGCGGCTGATCAAAACGCATGAGAGACCTGAAGAAGACTACGTAATCGCTGTTGGAAATAATACGTCCCAAAATGTAAAAGGTTTCGAATAATTAAGTTTGGCATCACTGCCAGATCTACTGTCATCGTGCGAAGCTGTCAGTCGTTTCATTCGCCTGCTATCCATCATACAGATAAGAACTAATAAAGtgtttaagaaaagaaaacatacattttacaaaaggttatgggcccagtgAACCCACCAACGTGCGATCAGTTTTACTGGTGAAagctaaagtttttattttttccgttttgtcaGTGAAGTGTAAAGATGGCTAAAGATATTACATTCGACAAATTGAATGGACGAACGAACTATGCGtcctgggaaaagaaaatgctttcTTTCCTGAGAACCCGTGATCTGTACAAGTGCGTGTTGCCCGCTCCGAATACTGAAAAGGATGAAGAAAAGCTATCGCGTGCTGTTGGATGGTTATTCCTTGCCTGTGAAGACCATGTTGCGCATCATTTCGGGAAAGACGATAGCCCATTGCAAATTTGGGAATCATTGCGGAAAACATTTGCCGAGACCGGCATTGGTTTGCACCTTCAAGCAGTGATGACGATCTCACACACGTATAGATCGGACTGTGAATCGAATGATGATTATGTTGGAAAGATGATGGAAGCATGGCGACGCTGTAGTGAGGTTGGCATTAAATTCGAGGACAAAATAGTAGCCTTATTTATGCTAGGGAACCTAGGACCTGAATATGAGTCGTTCCGACAAAGTATTGTTGGTAGTGGCCAGCCGTTGACGGTTGATCGTGTTAAGTCTGGGCTGTTAGAACTGACGCCAGTACAGAGTAAAGGTACAGAAGTGGCGTACTATAGTGTGCCAAGACAAAACAAGTTTCCAGGAAATAACGACTCAAGTAAAAGGCGCGACTACAGTgacataaagtgtttcggttgcGGTCAGAAGGGGCACTTCAAAAACAAATGCCCTAAAGACAGCGGCAACAGTGCAAAATGGCGTTCAGGCGGCAGGATTGCAAATCCGAAGAAGAAAGAACATGATGAAGCAAACGTTGCAGCTGCCTTTTCAGTCGTTTTCGGGGAACGAAACAataggtggaatcgcatacggatttgtttatttaaccatgGTTAAATCtccctactaccaattttgaatgaactcaggcctatccccgtggatcggagcgagacgcagcgactgacttatgctccgtcgcattcgTGCTGCAGTAccgaaatttttcaacccgctcttgagtgaaactttgcatgaaaaatgaaataaagcgacggatgcaaagcataaaccgttacAGTTTGCACGGAAAGTTTATTTACCGGCACCAGCGCTGCCACCAACggtagaacattttccaatgtaaacaacattgacgctttcaaatctattatcgatgcacaataaagagaagaaataaaacaaaattgctcctTAATGGTTATTCCTAGCCAAGTGCATCATTCAGACAAAAGATAGTTCCACTAAATTCctatgcaataatatttatatcatctCAATCGCCTCagaaatgattgtgttttagatgatccaaaatgtatgatttcaaaagcattcgaagcattctcgtgcggtctcttcaaagcaacactcgatagaataaagaatccttcgacagaatttctatatgttggtatgttttcatttacgttattacaaaatcGTATAAGTGTTACATACCTTTAACGACAAcgagaaaatagacaaatataattcaatttattgattATATTTATCTGTTAGCTCGGAACGATCTGTTTgcgcatgcacatgcacatgcatatCAGCAATTACagcgttggaaaaacaaattacaagttTGCTAGTTGCTGGCTCAAGTTATGTTCTAAGAAGGGTGGatgcgatatttttttctcccgcaatcaatttttactcttctCCCGCAGTTGCTACCATTGCTACCGCTGCACGTTTTACACCTGTGAATAAACGAATGCATATCAAACTAACATATGATCGGCTATTCATAAAGTGTGTCcattatattcaaaacatcaaaaatatatcccagcgatacattgatcatttgaatcaattatctCGAACGCCAACTATTGCGAGGTGTTTGATGCTAAGGATTCATGTtcgccatttgatatttgaaatatagaaTTCTTTTCCGAGTTTTATCTTCGGGCGTACATAAACTTTTTATGTATaactttttagttttatctTCGGGGACATAATCGACATAGCTTGTCCTTATACCGATTAAATCTTGATTAGTGAcgaacgtttgcatttcgggaatattacaataacgttggcatttaaaatatgagacaaattttaaccaatgaaaaaacggaacacgttAGCAACTTTCtattaaaagcaaattaaagagtagcatttcgtttaaatttagaacaagtttgacaacaaccatctacgtttgattgtgtg
Coding sequences within:
- the LOC131264489 gene encoding uncharacterized protein K02A2.6-like, whose product is MSQEEEERRASQGWLGSVAPPPSQPFVQAGDRRDAHAPPLQQTAQAQTAQQNGSFPPFLTPPIVENSSTPQILQLMHQQMAQQQQILLQLMRQKEPAASEEKKPEQILDSLCGHIKEFTYDADAGTTFAAWYARYEDLFQKDAAQLEDEAKVRMLMRKLGTSEHDRYTSYILPNHPRDFSLEETVSQLTVLFGIKESLLHRRFRCLKLAKLRTEDFVSFACRVNKGAAEFELSRLTEEQLKCLVFVCGLKDEADLEFRTRLLHRIEENQAVTLHQLSAECQRMTNLRQDSAMIEQDRSEQVLSVQRSAYRPHRASSPQKNTNSTSKPSRPCWLCGALHWSRECTFKTHTCTQCGAVGHREGYCKQQHKKGQRRQERRFPKRAHTRSVMVNVCSIHHRRKYLNVAINGIQIRLQLDTASDISVISRNLWKKVGCPQLSPPSVTARSASGDQLEIVGEFRATVAIKQQRKRAVIYVANSELALLGIDLAEAFALWSVPIDQLCNRVTTALPNAPEEIERKFPRLFQPAMGLCTKAQVKLHLKENYRPVFCPKRPVAYAMHDAVNKELDRLEILHIITPVDFSEWAAPIVVVRKANGSIRICGDYSTGLNAALNPHDYPLPLPQDIFAKLSNCTIFTQIDLSDAFLQVPVDEESRPLLTVNTHRGLYLYNRLPPGIKDAPGAFQQLVDAMLSGISGVSCYMDDIIIGGRTASEHNESLFAVLNRMQEYGFTLRASKCAFEKAQIKYLGHIIDGHGIRPDPEKVATIANLPEPKDVTGVRSFLGAINFYGKFIPNMRNLRYPLDKLLQEGNMFTWTAECQKAFKQFKNLLSSELMLVHCDPKLPIVVSADALTIGLGATIGHRFPDGTFEVIQHASRALTKAEKNYSQIDREGLAIIYAVTKFHKYIFGRHFLLQTDHKPLLRIFGSKKGIPVYTANRLQRFALTLQLYDFEIEYVSTTNFGNADVLSRLIKTHERPEEDYVIAVGNNTSQNVKGFE